Proteins co-encoded in one Aspergillus luchuensis IFO 4308 DNA, chromosome 6, nearly complete sequence genomic window:
- a CDS encoding glycoside hydrolase family 43 protein (CAZy:GH43;~COG:G;~EggNog:ENOG410PN43;~InterPro:IPR023296,IPR006710;~PFAM:PF04616;~SECRETED:SignalP(1-23);~go_function: GO:0004553 - hydrolase activity, hydrolyzing O-glycosyl compounds [Evidence IEA];~go_process: GO:0005975 - carbohydrate metabolic process [Evidence IEA]) codes for MLWTHHLPTLWALTLPLLTSVLSSPIDIRATAGPWLALDTDFPDPGFVQADDGTWYAFGTNGNNRTVQVAKSSDFKTWTLLDKEALPTLAGWETQIDHWAPDVVRRNDGKYILYYSGEAQSDLRHHCIGTAISTTTDPSGPYIPNPTPLSCRLDQGGSIDASGFLDKDGTRYVVFKVDGNSIGNGGDCNNGIAPLKPTPILLQKVDTDGFTPVGDAVQILDRDDSDGPLVEAPNLILHGDTYFLFYSTHCYTDEKYDVRWATAPEITGPYTKTGKQLVKSGDYGLVSPGGGTVCGCGDRMLFHGFCAQGDSRRCMYAAEVRIQGVEFEFV; via the exons ATGCTGTGGACCCATCATCTACCAACCCTCTGGGCCCTAACCCTCCCCCTACTCACATCCGTACTATCCTCCCCCATCGACATCCGAGCCACAGCGGGACCCTGGCTAGCCCTAGACACAGACTTCCCAGACCCAGGCTTCGTCCAAGCCGACGACGGCACCTGGTACGCCTTCGGCACGAACGGCAACAACCGCACGGTACAAGTAGCCAAATCCAGCGACTTCAAAACATGGACCCTCCTAGATAAAGAAGCCCTCCCCACACTAGCAGGCTGGGAGACACAAATCGACCACTGGGCCCCAGACGTAGTCCGCCGC AACGACGGCAAATACATCCTCTACTACAGCGGCGAAGCCCAATCCGACCTCCGCCACCACTGCATCGGcaccgccatctccaccaccacggaCCCCAGCGGTCCCTACATCCCCAACCCGACCCCTCTCTCCTGCCGACTCGACCAAGGCGGAAGCATCGACGCGTCCGGCTTCCTCGACAAAGACGGCACCCGCTACGTAGTCTTCAAAGTGGACGGCAACAGCATCGGCAACGGCGGGGACTGCAACAACGGGATAGCGCCATTgaaacccacccccatcctgTTACAGAAAGTTGATACCGATGGGTTCACGCCCGTCGGCGACGCAGTGCAGATCCTGGACCGCGATGATAGCGATGGACCGTTAGTGGAGGCCCCGAATTTGATTCTCCATGGCGATACGTACTTCTTGTTTTACTCGACGCATTGCTATACGGATGAGAAGTATGATGTGCGGTGGGCGACGGCGCCGGAGATTACGGGCCCGTATACGAAGACTGGCAAGCAGTTGGTTAAGTCCGGGGATTATGGGTTGGTCTCGCCTGGGGGTGGCACGGTTTGTGGCTGTGGGGATCGCATGCTGTTTCATGGGTTTTGTGCCCAGGGGGATAGTAGGAGGTGTATGTATGCGGCGGAGGTGAGGATTCAGGGGGTCGAGTTTGAGTTTGtttag